One part of the Mycobacterium marinum genome encodes these proteins:
- a CDS encoding Mur ligase family protein, with the protein MITARARLALAAGSSARWASRVTGRGAGAMIGGLVAMTLDRSVLRQLASGRRTVVITGTNGKSTTTRMTAAALSTLGAVATNAEGANMDAGLVAALAADRRAGLAALEVDEMHVPHVSDAVEPAVLVLLNLSRDQLDRVGEINVIERTLRAGLARHPNAVVVANCDDVLMTSAAYDSPNVVWVAAGGSWSNDSVSCPRSGEVIVREPGHWYSTGADFKRPSPQWWFDDEAVYGPDGLALPMRLALPGAVNRGNATQAVAAAVALGADPALAVAAVAEVDEVAGRYRSFALGRHQARILLAKNPAGWQEALSMVDERAAGVVISVNGQVPDGEDLSWLWDVRFEHFAEVFKTTPVVAAGERGTDLAVRLGYAGVQHTLVHDTVAAIESCPPGPVEVVANYTAFLQLQRRLTRNG; encoded by the coding sequence GTGATAACCGCCCGTGCCCGGCTAGCCCTCGCCGCAGGTTCGAGCGCGCGTTGGGCGTCTCGAGTCACCGGTCGCGGAGCCGGTGCGATGATCGGCGGCCTGGTCGCAATGACCCTGGACCGCTCGGTGTTGCGCCAGCTCGCGAGCGGTCGGCGCACCGTCGTCATCACCGGCACCAACGGCAAATCGACGACCACCCGGATGACCGCGGCCGCCCTGAGCACCCTTGGCGCCGTCGCCACCAACGCCGAGGGCGCCAACATGGACGCCGGCCTGGTGGCCGCGCTGGCCGCCGACCGTCGTGCCGGACTCGCGGCGCTGGAAGTCGACGAGATGCACGTCCCGCACGTATCGGACGCCGTCGAGCCGGCGGTCCTGGTGCTCCTGAACTTGTCCCGGGATCAGCTGGACCGGGTCGGTGAGATCAACGTGATCGAACGCACCCTGCGGGCCGGCCTGGCCCGCCACCCGAACGCGGTGGTGGTGGCCAACTGTGACGACGTCCTGATGACCTCAGCGGCCTATGACAGCCCCAACGTGGTGTGGGTGGCCGCCGGCGGTTCCTGGTCGAACGACTCGGTGAGCTGCCCGCGCAGCGGCGAGGTCATCGTTCGCGAACCCGGGCACTGGTACTCCACCGGCGCCGATTTCAAACGGCCCAGCCCACAGTGGTGGTTCGATGACGAAGCCGTGTACGGGCCGGACGGGCTGGCGCTGCCGATGCGGCTGGCGCTGCCCGGCGCGGTCAACCGGGGAAACGCCACCCAAGCGGTCGCGGCCGCCGTCGCGTTGGGCGCGGATCCGGCGTTGGCAGTGGCCGCGGTCGCCGAGGTCGACGAGGTCGCCGGCCGTTACCGCAGCTTCGCTCTCGGCCGCCACCAAGCACGGATCCTGCTGGCCAAGAACCCGGCCGGCTGGCAGGAAGCGCTGTCGATGGTGGACGAACGTGCCGCCGGAGTGGTCATCTCCGTCAACGGACAAGTGCCCGACGGCGAGGATCTGTCCTGGCTGTGGGATGTGCGCTTCGAACATTTCGCCGAGGTGTTCAAAACGACCCCGGTGGTGGCCGCCGGTGAGCGCGGCACCGACCTGGCGGTGCGCCTGGGCTACGCGGGCGTGCAGCACACCCTGGTGCACGACACAGTGGCGGCCATCGAGTCTTGCCCGCCGGGACCGGTGGAGGTGGTCGCCAACTACACCGCGTTCCTCCAGCTGCAGCGGAGGTTGACGCGCAATGGCTGA
- a CDS encoding type 1 glutamine amidotransferase, protein MVRIGLVLPDVMGTYGDGGNAVVLRQRLRLRAIPAEIVEITLSDPVPDSLDLYTLGGAEDYAQRLATRHLLQHPGLQRAAGRGAPVLAICAAVQVLGHWYETSSGERVDGVGLLDATTSPQSTRTIGELISKPLLPGLTQRLTGFENHRGGTVLGPAASPLGAVVKGAGNRAGDGFDGVVQGSVVATYMHGPCLARNPELADLLLSKVVGALAPLELPEVELLRRERLSAR, encoded by the coding sequence GTGGTCCGGATCGGCCTGGTGTTGCCCGACGTGATGGGTACCTACGGTGACGGCGGCAACGCCGTCGTGCTGCGCCAACGGCTACGCCTGCGGGCCATCCCCGCCGAGATCGTCGAGATCACCCTTTCCGACCCGGTACCGGATTCCTTGGACCTGTACACGCTCGGCGGCGCGGAAGATTACGCGCAGCGATTGGCCACCCGGCACCTGCTGCAGCACCCGGGACTGCAGCGCGCGGCCGGCCGGGGCGCACCCGTGCTGGCGATCTGTGCGGCTGTCCAGGTACTCGGGCATTGGTATGAAACCTCATCGGGCGAACGTGTCGACGGTGTCGGCCTGCTCGATGCGACCACCTCTCCGCAATCGACCCGCACCATCGGTGAGCTGATCAGCAAGCCATTGCTGCCCGGGTTGACCCAGCGGCTCACGGGTTTCGAAAATCACCGCGGAGGTACCGTTCTGGGCCCAGCGGCATCGCCGTTGGGTGCGGTGGTCAAGGGTGCGGGCAACCGGGCGGGCGATGGCTTTGACGGCGTCGTCCAGGGCAGCGTGGTCGCGACCTACATGCACGGGCCGTGTCTGGCCCGCAACCCCGAGCTGGCCGACCTGCTGCTGAGCAAGGTGGTCGGAGCGCTGGCGCCGCTGGAGCTACCGGAAGTGGAATTGTTGCGCCGAGAGCGGTTGTCGGCGCGCTAG
- the recR gene encoding recombination mediator RecR: protein MFEGPVQDLIDELGKLPGIGPKSAQRIAFHLLSVEPPDIDRLTAVLAKVRDGVRFCAVCGNVSDDERCRICADPRRDGSLVCVVEEPKDIQAVERTREYRGRYHVLGGALDPLSGIGPEQLRIRELLTRIGDRVDGVDITEVIIATDPNTEGEATATYLVRMLRDIPGLTVTRIASGLPMGGDLEFADELTLGRALTGRRAMV, encoded by the coding sequence ATGTTCGAGGGACCCGTTCAGGATCTGATCGACGAGCTCGGCAAGCTGCCGGGCATCGGCCCCAAGAGTGCCCAGCGCATCGCGTTTCACCTCTTGTCGGTTGAGCCGCCGGACATCGACCGGCTGACCGCCGTGCTGGCCAAGGTCCGGGACGGGGTGCGCTTCTGCGCCGTGTGCGGGAACGTCTCGGATGACGAGCGTTGCCGCATTTGCGCGGACCCGCGCCGGGACGGGTCCCTGGTCTGCGTCGTCGAAGAGCCCAAAGATATCCAGGCCGTCGAGCGAACCCGCGAATACCGCGGTCGCTATCACGTGCTGGGCGGGGCGCTCGATCCGCTTTCCGGGATCGGTCCCGAGCAGCTGCGAATCCGCGAGTTGCTGACTCGCATCGGTGATCGGGTCGACGGCGTCGATATCACCGAGGTGATCATCGCCACCGACCCCAATACCGAGGGCGAGGCGACGGCCACCTACCTGGTGCGGATGCTGCGCGACATCCCCGGCCTGACCGTCACCCGGATCGCGTCGGGGCTGCCGATGGGTGGTGACCTGGAGTTCGCCGACGAACTCACCCTGGGCCGCGCGCTGACCGGCCGCCGCGCGATGGTCTGA
- a CDS encoding YbaB/EbfC family nucleoid-associated protein, producing the protein MQPGGDMSALLAQAQQMQQKLLEAQQQLANSEVHGQAGGGLVQVAVRGSGELVGVTIDPKVVDRDDIETLQDLIVGAMRDASQQVTKMAQERLGALAGAMRPPGAPGAPGAPGAPGMPPRPGAPGMPGMPGAPGAPGMPGMPGAPGV; encoded by the coding sequence ATGCAACCCGGCGGCGACATGTCGGCACTGCTCGCTCAAGCACAGCAGATGCAGCAGAAGCTACTGGAAGCCCAGCAACAGCTGGCCAATTCCGAGGTACACGGTCAAGCCGGTGGCGGCTTGGTCCAGGTCGCTGTCAGGGGCAGCGGCGAACTGGTCGGGGTCACGATCGACCCCAAGGTGGTCGACCGTGACGACATAGAGACGCTGCAGGACCTGATCGTTGGTGCCATGCGCGATGCGTCTCAGCAGGTGACCAAGATGGCGCAGGAGCGCCTGGGTGCGCTGGCCGGCGCGATGCGCCCGCCCGGTGCGCCCGGTGCCCCAGGAGCGCCAGGAGCGCCGGGAATGCCGCCACGGCCGGGTGCGCCGGGAATGCCAGGTATGCCGGGCGCCCCGGGCGCACCGGGTATGCCAGGCATGCCGGGTGCCCCGGGGGTCTGA
- a CDS encoding Rv3717 family N-acetylmuramoyl-L-alanine amidase, protein MDVGVSPRVGIAMVIGTLVAALTPLLPTAAAAPSNIAGMVVFIDPGHNGANDASIGRQVPTGRGGTKDCQASGTSSNSGYPEHTFTWDTALRLRAALNALGVRTALSRGNDNALGPCIDERANTANALHPNAVVSLHGDGGPATGRGFHVNYSSPPLNAAQAGPSVQFARVMRDQLRASGIPPANYIGQDGLYGRSDLAGLNLAQYPSILVELGNMKNPADSALMESPEGRQKYANALVRGVAGFLASQGQAR, encoded by the coding sequence GTGGACGTAGGAGTCAGCCCGCGTGTCGGGATCGCCATGGTCATCGGGACGCTCGTAGCGGCGTTGACACCCCTGCTCCCAACGGCGGCCGCAGCCCCTTCCAACATCGCCGGCATGGTCGTTTTCATCGACCCTGGGCACAACGGCGCCAACGACGCATCGATCGGGCGTCAGGTCCCCACCGGCCGGGGCGGCACCAAGGACTGCCAGGCCAGCGGGACATCGAGCAACAGCGGTTACCCGGAGCACACGTTCACCTGGGACACCGCCCTGCGACTGCGCGCCGCGCTGAACGCGCTGGGCGTACGAACGGCGCTCTCCCGCGGCAACGACAACGCGCTGGGTCCGTGCATCGACGAACGCGCCAACACAGCCAACGCGTTACATCCCAACGCGGTCGTCAGCCTGCACGGCGACGGCGGCCCGGCCACCGGCCGCGGCTTTCACGTCAACTACTCGTCCCCGCCGCTGAACGCGGCACAGGCCGGTCCCTCGGTGCAGTTCGCGCGGGTCATGCGCGACCAGTTGCGGGCCTCGGGTATTCCGCCGGCCAACTACATCGGGCAGGACGGCTTGTACGGGCGTTCGGATCTAGCGGGGCTGAACCTGGCCCAGTACCCGTCGATCCTGGTCGAGCTGGGCAACATGAAGAACCCCGCGGACTCGGCGCTGATGGAGTCCCCCGAAGGGCGGCAGAAGTACGCCAACGCGCTGGTCCGCGGGGTCGCGGGCTTTCTGGCCAGCCAGGGCCAGGCGCGCTAG
- a CDS encoding SRPBCC family protein has translation MGQVSAASTILINAEPAAALAAVADYQNVRPKILSPQYSEYQVLEGGQGQGTVAKWRLQATKSRVRDVQVGVDVAGHTVIEKDANSSMIINWTVAPAGPGCSVTVKTTWNGAGGVKGFFEKTFAPLGLKKIQGEVLANLKSELES, from the coding sequence ATGGGACAGGTGAGCGCAGCCAGCACGATCTTGATCAATGCTGAGCCTGCGGCCGCTCTTGCCGCAGTGGCCGATTATCAGAACGTTCGTCCGAAAATTCTTTCCCCGCAATACAGCGAGTACCAGGTGCTCGAAGGGGGTCAGGGACAGGGCACCGTCGCAAAGTGGCGACTGCAGGCGACCAAGTCGCGCGTCCGTGACGTGCAGGTCGGCGTGGATGTCGCAGGCCACACGGTGATCGAAAAGGATGCGAACTCATCCATGATCATCAACTGGACGGTGGCTCCGGCGGGGCCGGGCTGCAGCGTGACCGTCAAGACCACCTGGAACGGCGCCGGCGGGGTCAAGGGCTTCTTCGAGAAGACGTTTGCCCCGCTGGGTTTGAAGAAGATCCAGGGTGAAGTGCTGGCCAACCTCAAGTCCGAGCTGGAAAGCTAG
- a CDS encoding FAD-binding oxidoreductase, which translates to MTTIYVVPGTGSGLSAHTSGVERLLASYRSIPTTATVRLAKPTSNLFRARAKRDVRGLDTSGLTGVISIDPDARTADVAGMCTYEDLVAATLPHGLSPLVVPQLKTITLGGAVTGLGIESASFRNGLPHESVLEMDILTGAGELLTVSADRHADLYRAFPNSYGTLGYSTRLKILLEPVKPFVALQHIRFDTLRALVAAMERIVDTGGLDGMAVDYLDGVVFSADESYLCVGVRTATPGPVSDYTGKDIYYRSIQHESGVKADRLTIHDYFWRWDTDWFWCSRAFGAQNPTLRRWWPRRYRRSSAYWKLVELDQRFGIADRIEKRHGRPPRERVVQDVEVPIERTQDFVTWFLETVPIAPIWLCPLRLRDNDGWPLYPIRPDHSYVNIGFWSSVPAGATEGATNREIETKVSELNGHKSLYSDSYYTREEFDELYGGESYKTVKKTYDPDSRLLDLYAKAVQRR; encoded by the coding sequence ATGACTACGATATATGTGGTGCCTGGTACTGGATCTGGACTGTCCGCCCACACATCGGGCGTAGAGCGATTGCTGGCTAGCTATCGATCCATTCCCACGACCGCAACGGTCCGGTTGGCCAAACCCACTTCAAACCTGTTCCGCGCCCGCGCCAAACGCGATGTTCGGGGTCTGGACACCTCCGGGTTGACCGGTGTCATCAGCATCGATCCCGACGCCCGCACCGCCGACGTGGCCGGCATGTGCACATATGAGGACCTGGTCGCAGCCACGCTGCCGCACGGTCTGTCGCCACTGGTGGTTCCGCAGTTGAAGACCATTACGCTCGGCGGCGCGGTCACCGGCTTGGGTATCGAGTCGGCATCGTTTCGCAATGGCCTGCCGCACGAGTCGGTGCTCGAAATGGACATCCTCACCGGCGCGGGCGAATTGCTGACGGTATCGGCTGACCGGCACGCCGATCTGTATCGAGCCTTCCCTAATTCCTATGGCACGCTGGGCTATTCGACTCGGCTCAAGATCCTGCTGGAGCCGGTCAAGCCCTTTGTGGCGTTGCAGCACATCCGATTCGACACCTTGCGGGCACTGGTCGCGGCGATGGAGCGCATTGTCGATACCGGGGGCCTGGACGGGATGGCGGTGGACTACCTGGACGGCGTGGTCTTCAGCGCCGACGAAAGCTACCTGTGTGTCGGTGTGCGGACCGCAACGCCGGGCCCGGTCAGCGATTACACCGGAAAAGACATCTACTACCGGTCGATCCAGCACGAGAGCGGCGTCAAAGCGGACCGCCTGACCATCCACGACTACTTCTGGCGCTGGGACACCGACTGGTTCTGGTGCTCGCGTGCGTTCGGCGCGCAGAACCCGACGCTGCGGCGCTGGTGGCCGCGGCGGTACCGGCGCAGCAGCGCCTACTGGAAGCTGGTGGAACTCGACCAGCGCTTTGGAATCGCCGACAGGATCGAGAAGCGCCACGGGCGCCCCCCGCGAGAGCGAGTGGTGCAGGATGTCGAGGTTCCCATCGAGCGCACCCAGGACTTCGTGACATGGTTTTTGGAAACGGTACCCATCGCACCGATTTGGCTGTGCCCCTTACGGCTTCGTGACAATGACGGCTGGCCGCTGTATCCGATCCGGCCGGACCACAGCTACGTCAATATCGGCTTCTGGTCCTCGGTGCCGGCCGGCGCCACCGAGGGGGCAACCAACCGGGAGATAGAGACAAAGGTGAGCGAGCTCAACGGACACAAGTCGCTCTACTCCGACAGTTACTACACCCGAGAAGAGTTCGATGAGTTGTACGGCGGGGAGTCGTACAAAACGGTGAAAAAAACCTACGATCCAGATTCGCGTCTGCTCGATCTCTACGCAAAGGCGGTGCAACGACGATGA
- a CDS encoding class I SAM-dependent methyltransferase, with the protein MTATKEANQPPNANGGRLSIAEVLAIFTATGGQPLKFSAYDGSTAGCNDAEMGLELTSPRGTTYLATAPGELGLARAYVSGDLQPHGVHPGDPYELLKALTDRVEFKRPSARVLANVVRSIGVEHLLPIAPPPQETPPRWRRMAEGVLHSKTRDAEAIHHHYDVSNTFYEWVLGPSMTYTCAVYPNEKATLEEAQENKYRLVFEKLRLQPGDRLLDVGCGWGGMVRYAARHGVRVIGATLSAEQATWAQQKISDEGLAQLAEVRHCDYRDVVETGFDAVSSIGMTEHIGVRNYPAYFGFLKSKLRTGGLLLNHCITRHDNKSTSFAGGFTDRYVFPDGELTGSGRIITEIQEVGFEVLHEENLRQHYALTLRDWCHNLVEHWDAAVAEVGLPIAKVWGLYMAASRVAFERNNLQLHHVLAANVDTWGEDDLPLRPWWTA; encoded by the coding sequence ATGACTGCAACGAAAGAAGCCAACCAGCCCCCGAATGCCAACGGCGGCAGACTGAGTATTGCCGAGGTCCTGGCGATCTTCACCGCGACCGGCGGCCAGCCACTGAAGTTCAGCGCGTATGACGGCAGCACCGCCGGTTGCAACGACGCGGAAATGGGGTTGGAGCTCACCTCCCCCCGCGGCACCACCTACCTGGCGACGGCGCCGGGGGAACTCGGCCTCGCCCGGGCCTACGTATCGGGGGACCTACAGCCCCACGGTGTGCATCCCGGCGATCCGTATGAGCTGCTCAAAGCGTTGACCGACCGGGTCGAGTTCAAACGGCCGTCAGCGCGGGTGCTGGCCAACGTGGTGCGCTCGATCGGGGTGGAGCATCTGTTGCCGATCGCGCCGCCGCCGCAGGAGACGCCGCCGCGGTGGCGCCGGATGGCCGAGGGTGTCCTGCACAGCAAAACCCGTGACGCCGAGGCCATCCACCACCACTACGACGTCTCGAACACCTTCTACGAGTGGGTGCTCGGGCCGTCGATGACCTATACCTGCGCGGTCTATCCGAATGAAAAGGCAACCCTGGAAGAGGCTCAGGAGAACAAGTACCGGTTGGTCTTCGAGAAGCTGCGGCTGCAGCCGGGCGATCGCCTACTCGACGTCGGGTGCGGCTGGGGCGGGATGGTGCGCTACGCCGCGCGCCACGGGGTCCGGGTCATCGGCGCCACGCTGTCGGCCGAGCAGGCCACGTGGGCACAACAGAAGATCTCCGACGAGGGGTTGGCGCAGCTGGCCGAGGTGCGCCACTGCGACTACCGGGACGTGGTGGAGACCGGGTTTGATGCCGTCTCGTCGATCGGCATGACCGAGCACATCGGCGTGCGGAACTATCCCGCCTATTTCGGCTTCCTCAAGTCCAAGTTGCGCACCGGCGGCCTGCTACTCAACCACTGCATCACCCGCCACGACAACAAGTCGACGTCCTTTGCCGGCGGGTTCACCGACCGCTACGTCTTCCCGGACGGGGAGCTGACCGGCTCCGGACGCATCATCACCGAGATCCAGGAAGTCGGCTTCGAGGTGCTGCACGAGGAGAACCTGCGGCAGCACTACGCGTTGACGCTGCGCGACTGGTGCCACAACCTCGTCGAGCACTGGGACGCGGCGGTAGCCGAAGTCGGACTGCCCATCGCCAAGGTATGGGGCCTGTACATGGCGGCCTCGCGAGTGGCATTTGAGCGCAACAACCTGCAGCTGCATCACGTGCTCGCCGCCAACGTCGACACCTGGGGCGAAGATGACCTGCCACTGCGGCCGTGGTGGACAGCCTAG
- a CDS encoding DNA polymerase III subunits gamma/tau, giving the protein MALYRKYRPATFAEVVGQEHVTEPLSIALEAGRINHAYLFSGPRGCGKTSSARILARSLNCAQGPTATPCGTCESCQALAPSAPGSIDVVELDAASHGGVDDTRELRDRAFYAPAQSRYRVFIIDEAHMVTTAGFNALLKIVEEPPEHLIFIFATTEPEKVLPTIRSRTHHYPFRLLPPRTMRGLIERICEQEGVVVDEAVYPLVTRAGGGSPRDTLSVLDQLVAGAQSNHVTYQRALGLLGATDVALIDDAVDALGAGDAAALFGAVESVIDAGHDPRRFATDLLERFRDLIVLQAVPDAVSRGVVDGPEDVLDRMREQAAHLGSATLTRYAEVVQAGLGEMRGATAPRLLLEVVCARLLLPSASDAESALLQRIERIETRLAMSIPAGAGATSAPAPEAPAAPRATTSARAEAKEMVRQSMRRPAPPEPKSAPEPPPAPEPRSAPEPRRAPEPRPAPVPEPVAAPGELNAAAVRSMWPTVREKVRQRSRTTEVMLAAATVRALEDNTLVLTHDSAPLARRLSEQRNADVIAEALRDALGVNWRVRCEVGAAEPAATPTPAKAAAPAADPVAVDSARREEEESLLAEAGRSDPSEPRRDPEEVALELLRNELGARRIDNA; this is encoded by the coding sequence GTGGCTCTCTACCGCAAATATCGTCCGGCGACCTTCGCGGAGGTGGTGGGGCAGGAGCATGTCACCGAACCGCTGTCGATCGCCCTGGAGGCCGGCCGGATCAACCATGCGTACCTGTTCTCCGGGCCGCGCGGCTGCGGCAAGACGTCGTCGGCGCGCATCCTGGCGCGGTCCTTGAACTGCGCGCAGGGCCCCACGGCCACGCCGTGTGGAACCTGCGAGTCCTGCCAGGCCTTGGCGCCCAGCGCGCCCGGCAGCATCGACGTGGTCGAACTCGACGCGGCCAGTCACGGCGGTGTGGACGACACCCGGGAATTGCGGGATCGCGCGTTCTACGCGCCCGCGCAGTCGCGGTACCGCGTGTTCATCATCGACGAGGCGCACATGGTGACCACCGCCGGTTTCAACGCGCTGCTCAAGATCGTCGAAGAGCCCCCCGAACACCTCATCTTCATCTTCGCCACCACGGAACCGGAGAAGGTGCTGCCCACCATCCGGTCGCGCACCCACCACTACCCGTTCCGCCTGCTGCCGCCGCGCACCATGCGAGGTCTGATCGAGCGGATTTGTGAGCAGGAGGGCGTGGTCGTTGACGAGGCGGTGTATCCGCTGGTGACTCGCGCCGGCGGTGGTTCCCCGCGTGACACGCTTTCGGTGCTGGACCAGCTGGTGGCCGGGGCGCAGAGCAACCATGTGACCTACCAGCGAGCGCTGGGACTGCTGGGGGCCACCGACGTCGCGCTGATCGATGACGCCGTGGATGCGCTTGGCGCCGGGGATGCCGCGGCGCTGTTCGGGGCGGTCGAATCGGTGATCGACGCCGGGCACGATCCTCGTCGTTTCGCCACCGACCTGCTGGAGCGATTCCGCGATCTCATCGTGCTCCAAGCGGTTCCCGACGCCGTGTCTCGTGGGGTTGTGGACGGCCCCGAAGATGTGCTGGATCGGATGCGGGAGCAGGCGGCGCACCTCGGGTCGGCGACGCTGACTCGCTACGCCGAGGTCGTACAGGCCGGGCTGGGCGAGATGCGCGGCGCGACGGCACCCCGGCTGCTGCTGGAGGTGGTGTGTGCCCGGCTGCTGCTGCCCTCGGCCAGCGACGCCGAATCGGCGCTGTTGCAGCGCATCGAGCGGATCGAGACCCGGCTAGCCATGTCGATACCGGCCGGCGCGGGAGCCACCTCGGCCCCAGCGCCGGAAGCGCCCGCCGCGCCGCGGGCGACGACCTCCGCCCGAGCGGAGGCCAAAGAAATGGTCAGGCAAAGCATGCGCCGGCCGGCACCGCCAGAGCCCAAGTCCGCGCCAGAGCCGCCGCCGGCTCCCGAACCCCGATCGGCTCCCGAACCCCGGCGGGCGCCCGAACCCCGGCCGGCTCCGGTTCCCGAACCGGTCGCGGCTCCCGGGGAGCTCAATGCCGCCGCGGTTCGCAGCATGTGGCCGACCGTGCGCGAGAAGGTGCGCCAGCGCAGCCGCACCACCGAGGTGATGCTCGCCGCTGCCACCGTTCGTGCGCTCGAAGACAACACGCTGGTGCTGACCCACGACTCGGCGCCGCTGGCCCGGCGGCTGTCCGAGCAGCGCAACGCCGACGTCATCGCCGAGGCGCTCAGAGATGCGTTGGGAGTCAACTGGCGGGTGCGCTGCGAGGTGGGCGCCGCGGAGCCCGCCGCAACCCCGACGCCGGCCAAGGCCGCGGCCCCGGCGGCGGATCCCGTTGCCGTCGATTCGGCCCGGCGTGAGGAAGAGGAAAGCCTGCTGGCCGAAGCCGGCCGCAGCGACCCGTCAGAGCCGCGCCGCGACCCCGAGGAAGTGGCGCTCGAACTGCTGCGCAATGAGTTGGGTGCCCGTCGCATCGACAACGCCTGA
- a CDS encoding aminotransferase class I/II-fold pyridoxal phosphate-dependent enzyme, whose protein sequence is MVSFDSLSPEELAALHVRHEQDYANLRGKGLSLDLTRGKPSSEQLDLSNQLLSLPGGQDYRDPEGLDTRNYGGLHGLPALRAIFGELLGIPVQNLIAGNNSSLELMHDVTAFSMLYGGVDSPRPWVKEPDGIKFLCPVPGYDRHFAITETMGVEMIPVPMLEDGPDVDLIEELVAVDPTIKGMWTVPVFGNPTGVTYSWETVRRLVQMQTAAPDFRLFWDNAYMVHTLTPDFIRQVDVLGLAAKAGNPHRPYVFASTSKITFAGGGVSFFGGSLGNIAWYLQYAGKKSIGPDKVNQLRHLRFFGDADGVRLHMRRHQQILAPKFAVALEILDQRLSDSKIASWTEPKGGYFISLDVMPGTARRTVALAKDAGIAVTEAGASFPYRKDPEDKNIRIAPSFPSLPDLSDAVDGLATCALLAGTEALLARP, encoded by the coding sequence ATGGTCTCGTTCGATTCGCTCAGCCCTGAAGAGCTAGCCGCTTTGCATGTCCGCCACGAGCAGGACTACGCAAACCTGCGCGGTAAAGGCCTGTCCCTGGATCTCACCCGAGGCAAGCCGTCTTCTGAGCAGCTGGACCTGTCCAATCAACTGCTGAGCCTGCCCGGTGGCCAGGACTACCGCGACCCCGAGGGCCTCGACACCCGCAACTATGGCGGCCTGCATGGCCTGCCGGCGCTGCGCGCCATCTTCGGCGAGTTGCTCGGCATCCCGGTCCAGAACTTGATCGCGGGCAACAACTCCAGCCTGGAGCTGATGCACGACGTGACCGCGTTCTCGATGCTCTATGGCGGGGTCGACTCGCCCCGGCCTTGGGTAAAGGAGCCGGACGGCATCAAGTTCCTGTGCCCCGTTCCCGGCTATGACCGCCATTTCGCCATCACCGAAACGATGGGCGTGGAGATGATCCCCGTCCCGATGCTCGAGGACGGCCCCGACGTCGATCTGATCGAGGAACTGGTCGCCGTCGACCCCACGATCAAGGGCATGTGGACCGTACCGGTGTTCGGCAACCCCACCGGTGTCACGTATTCCTGGGAAACGGTGCGCCGGCTGGTGCAGATGCAGACGGCGGCACCGGACTTCCGCTTGTTCTGGGACAACGCCTACATGGTGCACACCCTCACGCCGGACTTCATCCGGCAGGTTGACGTGCTGGGGCTGGCGGCCAAGGCCGGCAATCCGCACCGGCCCTACGTTTTCGCATCCACGTCGAAGATCACCTTCGCCGGCGGCGGCGTCAGCTTCTTCGGCGGGTCGTTGGGCAACATCGCGTGGTATCTGCAGTACGCCGGAAAGAAGTCGATCGGTCCGGACAAGGTCAACCAGCTGCGGCACCTGCGGTTTTTCGGAGACGCCGACGGCGTACGCCTGCATATGCGCCGCCACCAGCAGATATTGGCGCCCAAGTTTGCGGTGGCGCTCGAGATCCTCGATCAGCGGCTCAGCGATTCCAAGATCGCGTCGTGGACCGAGCCCAAGGGCGGGTATTTCATCAGCCTCGATGTGATGCCGGGGACCGCGCGCCGCACCGTGGCGTTGGCCAAGGACGCCGGGATTGCCGTGACCGAGGCGGGCGCGTCGTTCCCGTATCGCAAGGATCCCGAGGACAAGAACATCCGGATCGCGCCGTCTTTCCCGTCGCTGCCCGATCTGAGCGACGCGGTCGATGGTCTGGCGACCTGTGCCTTGCTCGCCGGCACCGAGGCCTTGCTGGCCCGCCCGTAG